The Tripterygium wilfordii isolate XIE 37 chromosome 4, ASM1340144v1, whole genome shotgun sequence genome has a window encoding:
- the LOC119996899 gene encoding cytochrome P450 71D10-like, whose translation MRKICTIELLSGKRVQAMQSIREEEVSEFIKSVSSKARSKMNLSKMLICLTYAITSKATIGKSGEMHGSFVPLVREILEVFGGFSLAYMFPSIKLFHMISGMRTRLEKLLLNRVLLTYNLTITVATRSRLLQPVDKILENIINEHKVKKATNDSSEEVVDDFVDVLLNLQECGDSVPLDSRQHQSSCTDIFLARSDTSSTTLEWAMSELIKIPRIMIKAQAEVRQVFDRKGYVDEAGLEDLEFLKLVIKETLRLHPPLPLLVQRLCRERYQILGYDIPIKAKVIVNAWAIGRDANYWIDGEKFCPERFVNSSIDYKGNNFEFIPFGAGRRMCPAMSFGIVTIELTLAKLLYYFDWKLPNNIKQEELDMTESFGVSVGRKNDLHVIPIPYHATITQ comes from the exons ATGCGTAAAATCTGCACAATAGAGCTGTTGAGTGGAAAAAGAGTTCAGGCTATGCAATCCATCAGAGAGGAAGAGGTGTCTGAGTTCATTAAGTCCGTTTCTTCAAAGGCCAGGTCGAAAATGAACCTCAGCAAGATGTTAATTTGTTTAACCTATGCAATCACTTCAAAGGCCACAATTGGTAAGAGTGGCGAGATGCATGGATCATTTGTACCACTTGTAAGAGAAATACTAGAGGTTTTTGGAGGTTTCAGTTTGGCTTATATGTTCCCTTCCATAAAATTGTTTCACATGATCAGCGGGATGAGGACTCGGCTTGAGAAGCTGCTGTTGAATCGA gttctcttaacatacaaCCTcaccatcaccgtagctactaggagccgactgctccaaccag TTGATAAGATACTTGAAAACATCATCAATGAACATAAAGTTAAGAAGGCAACCAATGATTCTAGTGAGGAAGTTGTCGACGATTTTGTAGAtgttctcttgaatcttcaggAATGTGGAGACTCAGTTCCCCTTGACAGCAGACAACATCAAAGCAGTTGTACTG ACATTTTCCTTGCTAGGAGTGATACATCGTCTACAACTTTAGAATGGGCTATGTCAGAATTGATAAAGATTCCAAGAATTATGATAAAGGCTCAAGCAGAGGTTAGGCAAGTCTTTGATAGAAAAGGATATGTAGACGAAGCTGGACTCGAGGATCTAGAATTCTTGAAATTAGTTATCAAGGAAACTCTGAGGTTACACCCTCCTCTTCCATTGTTAGTCCAAAGACTTTGTAGAGAGAGATACCAAATTCTTGGATATGACATACCCATCAAAGCCAAAGTCATCGTTAATGCATGGGCTATTGGAAGGGATGCGAATTATTGGATTGATGGCGAGAAGTTCTGTCCTGAGAGATTCGTCAATAGTTCCATCGATTACAAGGGAAATAACTTTGAATTTATCCCATTTGGTGCTGGAAGGAGGATGTGCCCTGCCATGTCATTTGGAATAGTGACCATTGAGCTTACACTTGCAAAGTTACTTTACTATTTCGACTGGAAGCTCCCTAACaacataaaacaagaagaactGGACATGACGGAGAGTTTCGGTGTTTCAGTTGGAAGAAAAAATGATCTGCATGTAATCCCCATCCCTTACCATGCTACAATTACTCAGTAA
- the LOC119996900 gene encoding tryptophan aminotransferase-related protein 4-like, producing MLEGTVNYERQKNSMLCDKNRLDVPSTAIIVKTKGKRRNLKRRAKMAKNLSSKYMLCLVTSIILNILLIIYLYVGGGNWHLTWTKGAGNEAEAVAAVYCSGHGRAYLDGFVLDGNLPVCECNSCYGGPDCSHFNTSYIADADGGDPYFLEPFWLQNAASSALVVAGWHRMGYTYHDQSFISAELERHIRKLHAIVGNAVTDGRHILFGAGSAQLLVAAVYALSPLNSSSPTRVVVSIPYFELYKQQTEVFNSVEFKFEGDTSLWMNNSDSNVNFIEFVTSPNNPDGQLNKALLHSSYAKAIHDRAYYWPHFTGIPAPADDDLMIFTISKLTGHASSRFGLLDTLNSFNVESFDKGLLFALKQMSSRWERLSKAVSMSKRFSLQEIPPENCTYFHKIREASPGNSAAYASFSVGTDRDNVCLYVCMYVWTFTCNISKGD from the exons ATGTTAGAAGGCACAGTAAATTACGAAAGGCAGAAGAATAGTATGCTCTGTGACAAAAATAGACTAGATGTTCCATCAACGGCCATTATTgttaaaacaaaaggaaagagaagaaacttgaaaagaagGGCAAAAATGGCTAAGAATTTAAGCTCCAAGTATATGTTGTGCTTGGTGACTTCCATAATTCTAAATATTTTACTAATTATTTATCTCTATGTGGGTGGTGGTAATTGGCATCTGACATGGACCAAAGGAGCTGGAAATGAAGCAGAGGCTGTGGCAGCTGTGTACTGCTCAGGTCATGGAAGAGCCTACTTGGATGGCTTTGTTCTTGATGGAAATCTCCCTGTTTGTGAGTGCAACTCATGCTATGGAGGCCCTGATTGCTCTCACTTCAACACTAGTTATATTGCAGATGCTGATGG TGGGGATCCATATTTTTTGGAGCCCTTTTGGCTGCAGAATGCAGCCAGTAGTGCACTTGTAGTCGCCGGATGGCACCGGATGGGATACACATACCATGATCAATCCTTCATCTCAGCCGAGCTCGAGAGGCACATTCGTAAACTACATGCCATTGTTGGAAATGCAGTCACTGATGGAAGACACATTCTTTTTGGTGCTGGATCCGCCCAACTCCTTGTCGCTGCAGTCTACGCCTTGTCCCCTCTTAATTCCTCTTCACCTACAAGGGTTGTAGTCTCAATCCCTTACTTCGAGCTTTACAAGCAACAAACAGAAGTTTTCAACTCCGTCGAATTCAAGTTTGAAGGAGATACATCATTATGGATGAACAATTCAGATTCTAATGTGAATTTCATTGAGTTTGTAACTTCACCCAATAATCCTGATGGACAATTGAATAAGGCACTCCTTCATAGCTCATACGCCAAGGCAATCCATGATCGCGCTTACTATTGGCCTCATTTTACAGGAATTCCAGCTCCAGCAGATGATGATCTCATGATATTTACCATTTCCAAGCTCACCGGTCATGCCAGCTCTAGATTTGG ATTGCTAGACACCCTAAACTCTTTCAATGTAGAAAGTTTTGACAAAGGTTTGCTATTTGCGCTGAAACAGATGAGCAGTCGTTGGGAAAGACTAAGCAAGGCAGTATCAATGTCAAAACGTTTCTCTCTTCAAGAAATCCCACCTGAAAACTGCACCTACTTCCACAAAATCAGAGAAGCTTCACCAGGTAATTCTGCGGCATATGCTAGTTTTTCTGTTGGAACGGACAGAGATAATGTTTgtctgtatgtatgtatgtatgtatggacattTACTTGTAACATAAGTAAGGGAGATTAA
- the LOC119997554 gene encoding probable choline kinase 1 isoform X2 has translation MIRFLNRYPSPCSVLPQAYKRISTVYAESFLERKGVSCCDSKMGISSNGICEGGFPEELKKVLRTVASNWGDVVDDMEALCVIPLRGAMTNEVYQINWPKKNGDLPRKVLVRLYGEGVEVFFDREDEIRTFECMSKHGQGPRLLGRFADGRVEEFIHAKTLSAADIRDPEISALVASKLREFHNLDMPGPRRMLLWERLRNWLSEAKSLCSLKDAKEFRLDVLAEEIDMLEKEFSLDYQDIGFCHNDLQYGNIMMDEETRAITIIDYEYASYNPIAYDLANHFCEMVANYHSETPHILDYNKYPGKEERRRFVHAYLTSDGNKPTELEAEKLLSDAEKHTLPNHLFWGLWGVISGYVNTLEFDYMEYARQRFEQYWLRKRTLLISSTILPDENVNGSSINTT, from the exons ATGATTCGTTTCTTGAACCGTTATCCCTCTCCGTGTTCGGTTCTCCCACAAGCCTACAAACGTATTTCGACTGTATACGCGGAATCTTTTTTGGAAAGGAAAG GGGTATCTTGCTGTGATTCAAAAATGGGGATAAGCTCAAATGGTATCTGTGAAGGTGGTTTTCCAGAAGAGCTAAAGAAAGTATTGAGAACGGTGGCGTCGAATTGGGGGGATGTGGTGGATGATATGGAAGCCTTGTGTGTGATACCTCTGAGGGGTGCAATGACTAATGAGGTTTACCAGATTAATTGGCCCAAAAAGAATGGTGATCTTCCTCGAAAGGTCTTGGTTCGTCTTTATGGAGAAGGAGTGGAGGTTTTCTTTGATAGGGAGGATGAGATTAGGACCTTTGAATGCATGTCAAAGCATGGACAAGGGCCTAGGCTTCTTGGCCGATTTGCCGATGGCAGGGTGGAGGAGTTCATTCATGCGAAG ACTCTGTCAGCTGCTGACATCCGTGATCCAGAAATCTCTGCTCTTGTTGCATCTAAGTTGAGAGAGTTCCACAATCTTGATATGCCTGGCCCCAGAAGAATGCTTCTTTGGGAGAGGCTgag GAACTGGCTTAGTGAGGCCAAATCGTTGTGTTCCCTTAAAGATGCAAAAGAATTTCGATTGGATGTTTTAGCTGAAGAAATTGATATGCTTGAGAAGGAGTTTTCTCTGGATTATCAAGATATTGGGTTTTGCCACAATGACCTGCAATATGGGAACATAATGATGGATGAAGAGACGAGAGCAATCACTATTATA GATTATGAATATGCAAGTTACAATCCTATTGCTTATGATCTTGCTAATCACTTCTGTGAAATGGTTGCAAATTACCATTCCGAGACACCTCATATTTTGGATTACAACAAATACCCAG GAAAGGAGGAGCGCAGGagatttgtccatgcatatctGACTTCTGATG GCAACAAACCTACGGAGCTGGAAGCGGAAAAACTACTTAGCGATGCAGAGAAGCACACTCTTCCAAATCATCTATTTTGGGGGTTGTGGGGAGTGATTTCG GGGTATGTAAACACACTTGAATTCGACTACATGGAGTACGCAAGACAAAGGTTTGAGCAGTACTGGCTCAGAAAACGAACACTCTTGATCTCCTCAACCATCCTCCCAGATGAAAATGTGAATGGTTCATCGATAAATACAACGTGA
- the LOC119997554 gene encoding probable choline kinase 1 isoform X3: MGISSNGICEGGFPEELKKVLRTVASNWGDVVDDMEALCVIPLRGAMTNEVYQINWPKKNGDLPRKVLVRLYGEGVEVFFDREDEIRTFECMSKHGQGPRLLGRFADGRVEEFIHAKTLSAADIRDPEISALVASKLREFHNLDMPGPRRMLLWERLRNWLSEAKSLCSLKDAKEFRLDVLAEEIDMLEKEFSLDYQDIGFCHNDLQYGNIMMDEETRAITIIDYEYASYNPIAYDLANHFCEMVANYHSETPHILDYNKYPGKEERRRFVHAYLTSDGNKPTELEAEKLLSDAEKHTLPNHLFWGLWGVISGYVNTLEFDYMEYARQRFEQYWLRKRTLLISSTILPDENVNGSSINTT, translated from the exons ATGGGGATAAGCTCAAATGGTATCTGTGAAGGTGGTTTTCCAGAAGAGCTAAAGAAAGTATTGAGAACGGTGGCGTCGAATTGGGGGGATGTGGTGGATGATATGGAAGCCTTGTGTGTGATACCTCTGAGGGGTGCAATGACTAATGAGGTTTACCAGATTAATTGGCCCAAAAAGAATGGTGATCTTCCTCGAAAGGTCTTGGTTCGTCTTTATGGAGAAGGAGTGGAGGTTTTCTTTGATAGGGAGGATGAGATTAGGACCTTTGAATGCATGTCAAAGCATGGACAAGGGCCTAGGCTTCTTGGCCGATTTGCCGATGGCAGGGTGGAGGAGTTCATTCATGCGAAG ACTCTGTCAGCTGCTGACATCCGTGATCCAGAAATCTCTGCTCTTGTTGCATCTAAGTTGAGAGAGTTCCACAATCTTGATATGCCTGGCCCCAGAAGAATGCTTCTTTGGGAGAGGCTgag GAACTGGCTTAGTGAGGCCAAATCGTTGTGTTCCCTTAAAGATGCAAAAGAATTTCGATTGGATGTTTTAGCTGAAGAAATTGATATGCTTGAGAAGGAGTTTTCTCTGGATTATCAAGATATTGGGTTTTGCCACAATGACCTGCAATATGGGAACATAATGATGGATGAAGAGACGAGAGCAATCACTATTATA GATTATGAATATGCAAGTTACAATCCTATTGCTTATGATCTTGCTAATCACTTCTGTGAAATGGTTGCAAATTACCATTCCGAGACACCTCATATTTTGGATTACAACAAATACCCAG GAAAGGAGGAGCGCAGGagatttgtccatgcatatctGACTTCTGATG GCAACAAACCTACGGAGCTGGAAGCGGAAAAACTACTTAGCGATGCAGAGAAGCACACTCTTCCAAATCATCTATTTTGGGGGTTGTGGGGAGTGATTTCG GGGTATGTAAACACACTTGAATTCGACTACATGGAGTACGCAAGACAAAGGTTTGAGCAGTACTGGCTCAGAAAACGAACACTCTTGATCTCCTCAACCATCCTCCCAGATGAAAATGTGAATGGTTCATCGATAAATACAACGTGA
- the LOC119997554 gene encoding probable choline kinase 1 isoform X1, giving the protein MIRFLNRYPSPCSVLPQAYKRISTVYAESFLERKVGVSCCDSKMGISSNGICEGGFPEELKKVLRTVASNWGDVVDDMEALCVIPLRGAMTNEVYQINWPKKNGDLPRKVLVRLYGEGVEVFFDREDEIRTFECMSKHGQGPRLLGRFADGRVEEFIHAKTLSAADIRDPEISALVASKLREFHNLDMPGPRRMLLWERLRNWLSEAKSLCSLKDAKEFRLDVLAEEIDMLEKEFSLDYQDIGFCHNDLQYGNIMMDEETRAITIIDYEYASYNPIAYDLANHFCEMVANYHSETPHILDYNKYPGKEERRRFVHAYLTSDGNKPTELEAEKLLSDAEKHTLPNHLFWGLWGVISGYVNTLEFDYMEYARQRFEQYWLRKRTLLISSTILPDENVNGSSINTT; this is encoded by the exons ATGATTCGTTTCTTGAACCGTTATCCCTCTCCGTGTTCGGTTCTCCCACAAGCCTACAAACGTATTTCGACTGTATACGCGGAATCTTTTTTGGAAAGGAAAG TAGGGGTATCTTGCTGTGATTCAAAAATGGGGATAAGCTCAAATGGTATCTGTGAAGGTGGTTTTCCAGAAGAGCTAAAGAAAGTATTGAGAACGGTGGCGTCGAATTGGGGGGATGTGGTGGATGATATGGAAGCCTTGTGTGTGATACCTCTGAGGGGTGCAATGACTAATGAGGTTTACCAGATTAATTGGCCCAAAAAGAATGGTGATCTTCCTCGAAAGGTCTTGGTTCGTCTTTATGGAGAAGGAGTGGAGGTTTTCTTTGATAGGGAGGATGAGATTAGGACCTTTGAATGCATGTCAAAGCATGGACAAGGGCCTAGGCTTCTTGGCCGATTTGCCGATGGCAGGGTGGAGGAGTTCATTCATGCGAAG ACTCTGTCAGCTGCTGACATCCGTGATCCAGAAATCTCTGCTCTTGTTGCATCTAAGTTGAGAGAGTTCCACAATCTTGATATGCCTGGCCCCAGAAGAATGCTTCTTTGGGAGAGGCTgag GAACTGGCTTAGTGAGGCCAAATCGTTGTGTTCCCTTAAAGATGCAAAAGAATTTCGATTGGATGTTTTAGCTGAAGAAATTGATATGCTTGAGAAGGAGTTTTCTCTGGATTATCAAGATATTGGGTTTTGCCACAATGACCTGCAATATGGGAACATAATGATGGATGAAGAGACGAGAGCAATCACTATTATA GATTATGAATATGCAAGTTACAATCCTATTGCTTATGATCTTGCTAATCACTTCTGTGAAATGGTTGCAAATTACCATTCCGAGACACCTCATATTTTGGATTACAACAAATACCCAG GAAAGGAGGAGCGCAGGagatttgtccatgcatatctGACTTCTGATG GCAACAAACCTACGGAGCTGGAAGCGGAAAAACTACTTAGCGATGCAGAGAAGCACACTCTTCCAAATCATCTATTTTGGGGGTTGTGGGGAGTGATTTCG GGGTATGTAAACACACTTGAATTCGACTACATGGAGTACGCAAGACAAAGGTTTGAGCAGTACTGGCTCAGAAAACGAACACTCTTGATCTCCTCAACCATCCTCCCAGATGAAAATGTGAATGGTTCATCGATAAATACAACGTGA
- the LOC119996427 gene encoding dehydrogenase/reductase SDR family member 12 isoform X1: MFLLKTWRSTAFGLYGYLNFTKSGFLEHSKKFKAEDMQAQIEGKICIVTGANSGIGYATAEGLASRGATVFMVCRSKERGEAAAAKIRSATGNQDVHLEVCDLSSVSDIKSFASRFSSKDAPVHVLVNNAGLLEHKRITTSEGFELNFAVNVLGTYAMTQLMVPLLEKAAPDARVITVSSGGMYTAPLTTDLEFTDGKFDGVEQYARNKRVQVALTEKWAKLHENRGISFYSMHPGWAETPGVAKSLPSFSERLSGKLRTREEGADTVLWLALQPKEKLASGAFYFDRAEAPKHLMFAATERSHALIDSIFERLASVSALAS; the protein is encoded by the exons ATGTTCCTTCTCAAA ACATGGAGATCAACAGCTTTTGGGCTGTACGGGTACCTGAATTTCACAAAATCTGGCTTTCT GGAGCATTCTAAAAAGTTTAAGGCTGAAGATATGCAGGCACAGATTGAAGGAAAGATTTGCATCGTAACAGGAGCAAATTCGGGGATCGGTTATGCTACTGCTGAGGGCCTTGCTTCACG AGGGGCAACTGTCTTTATGGTGTGTCGTAGCAAGGAAAGGGGAGAAGCTGCTGCTGCCAAGATTCGTTCTGCGACGGGTAACCAAGATGTTCATCTGGAG GTATGTGATCTTTCATCAGTCAGTGACATAAAGTCTTTTGCATCCAGATTTTCATCAAAGGATGCTCCTGTTCATGTTTTG GTTAACAATGCTGGCTTGCTTGAGCATAAACGAATTACCACATCAGAAGG ATTTGAGCTGAATTTCGCTGTTAATGTATTGGGAACTTATGCAATGACGCAATTAATGGTACCTTTGCTGGAAAAAGCTGCACCTGATGCTCGAGTCATCACAGTCTCCTCTGGTGGAATGTACACGGCTCCCTTGACCACAGATCTAGAG TTTACCGATGGGAAATTTGATGGGGTTGAACAGTATGCTCGCAATAAACGAGTTCAG GTTGCTTTAACAGAAAAATGGGCTAAGTTGCATGAGAACAGAGGAATCTCATTTTACTCAATGCACCCAGGTTGGGCTGAGACACCTGGAGTAGCTAAGAGTTTACCCAGTTTCAGTGAAAG GCTTTCAGGGAAGCTTAGAACAAGAGAGGAAGGTGCGGATACAGTTCTCTGGTTGGCTTTACagccaaaagaaaaattagcgTCCGGCGCCTTCTATTTTGACAGGGCTGAAGCCCCTAAGCACCTTATGTTTGCAGCTACTGAACGCTCTCATGCACTAATCGACTCCATTTTTGAAAGGCTTGCTTCTGTGTCTGCTCTTGCTTCATGA
- the LOC119996427 gene encoding dehydrogenase/reductase SDR family member 12 isoform X3: protein MLLLRALLHEGQLSLWCVVARKGEKLLLPRFVLRRVTKMFIWSLQVCDLSSVSDIKSFASRFSSKDAPVHVLVNNAGLLEHKRITTSEGFELNFAVNVLGTYAMTQLMVPLLEKAAPDARVITVSSGGMYTAPLTTDLEFTDGKFDGVEQYARNKRVQVALTEKWAKLHENRGISFYSMHPGWAETPGVAKSLPSFSERLSGKLRTREEGADTVLWLALQPKEKLASGAFYFDRAEAPKHLMFAATERSHALIDSIFERLASVSALAS from the exons ATGCTACTGCTGAGGGCCTTGCTTCACG AGGGGCAACTGTCTTTATGGTGTGTCGTAGCAAGGAAAGGGGAGAAGCTGCTGCTGCCAAGATTCGTTCTGCGACGGGTAACCAAGATGTTCATCTGGAG CTTGCAGGTATGTGATCTTTCATCAGTCAGTGACATAAAGTCTTTTGCATCCAGATTTTCATCAAAGGATGCTCCTGTTCATGTTTTG GTTAACAATGCTGGCTTGCTTGAGCATAAACGAATTACCACATCAGAAGG ATTTGAGCTGAATTTCGCTGTTAATGTATTGGGAACTTATGCAATGACGCAATTAATGGTACCTTTGCTGGAAAAAGCTGCACCTGATGCTCGAGTCATCACAGTCTCCTCTGGTGGAATGTACACGGCTCCCTTGACCACAGATCTAGAG TTTACCGATGGGAAATTTGATGGGGTTGAACAGTATGCTCGCAATAAACGAGTTCAG GTTGCTTTAACAGAAAAATGGGCTAAGTTGCATGAGAACAGAGGAATCTCATTTTACTCAATGCACCCAGGTTGGGCTGAGACACCTGGAGTAGCTAAGAGTTTACCCAGTTTCAGTGAAAG GCTTTCAGGGAAGCTTAGAACAAGAGAGGAAGGTGCGGATACAGTTCTCTGGTTGGCTTTACagccaaaagaaaaattagcgTCCGGCGCCTTCTATTTTGACAGGGCTGAAGCCCCTAAGCACCTTATGTTTGCAGCTACTGAACGCTCTCATGCACTAATCGACTCCATTTTTGAAAGGCTTGCTTCTGTGTCTGCTCTTGCTTCATGA
- the LOC119996427 gene encoding dehydrogenase/reductase SDR family member 12 isoform X2, whose product MQAQIEGKICIVTGANSGIGYATAEGLASRGATVFMVCRSKERGEAAAAKIRSATGNQDVHLEVCDLSSVSDIKSFASRFSSKDAPVHVLVNNAGLLEHKRITTSEGFELNFAVNVLGTYAMTQLMVPLLEKAAPDARVITVSSGGMYTAPLTTDLEFTDGKFDGVEQYARNKRVQVALTEKWAKLHENRGISFYSMHPGWAETPGVAKSLPSFSERLSGKLRTREEGADTVLWLALQPKEKLASGAFYFDRAEAPKHLMFAATERSHALIDSIFERLASVSALAS is encoded by the exons ATGCAGGCACAGATTGAAGGAAAGATTTGCATCGTAACAGGAGCAAATTCGGGGATCGGTTATGCTACTGCTGAGGGCCTTGCTTCACG AGGGGCAACTGTCTTTATGGTGTGTCGTAGCAAGGAAAGGGGAGAAGCTGCTGCTGCCAAGATTCGTTCTGCGACGGGTAACCAAGATGTTCATCTGGAG GTATGTGATCTTTCATCAGTCAGTGACATAAAGTCTTTTGCATCCAGATTTTCATCAAAGGATGCTCCTGTTCATGTTTTG GTTAACAATGCTGGCTTGCTTGAGCATAAACGAATTACCACATCAGAAGG ATTTGAGCTGAATTTCGCTGTTAATGTATTGGGAACTTATGCAATGACGCAATTAATGGTACCTTTGCTGGAAAAAGCTGCACCTGATGCTCGAGTCATCACAGTCTCCTCTGGTGGAATGTACACGGCTCCCTTGACCACAGATCTAGAG TTTACCGATGGGAAATTTGATGGGGTTGAACAGTATGCTCGCAATAAACGAGTTCAG GTTGCTTTAACAGAAAAATGGGCTAAGTTGCATGAGAACAGAGGAATCTCATTTTACTCAATGCACCCAGGTTGGGCTGAGACACCTGGAGTAGCTAAGAGTTTACCCAGTTTCAGTGAAAG GCTTTCAGGGAAGCTTAGAACAAGAGAGGAAGGTGCGGATACAGTTCTCTGGTTGGCTTTACagccaaaagaaaaattagcgTCCGGCGCCTTCTATTTTGACAGGGCTGAAGCCCCTAAGCACCTTATGTTTGCAGCTACTGAACGCTCTCATGCACTAATCGACTCCATTTTTGAAAGGCTTGCTTCTGTGTCTGCTCTTGCTTCATGA